CCATTAAGACAAGGATTGAAACGCTTTTAACACCAGATATGTGGTTCTGTTATTCATTGTTGAAGTGTCCATTTCATTAAGACAAGGATCTTACCTCGCTTTGCTCAGGTAGGTAGAAGTTAAAAGGTTGGTGTTGCTGTGCTCCTGGAATTTCAATCAAATCAATCCCCCAATCTAATCAATCATCCAATCAATTCAGTCCCTCTGCGTCCTCTGCGGGAGGCCAAAACGTGACGAGTAACGCGTAACGCGTGATGCGTGGCCCGATTCCCCAATCAAATCAATCTATCCAATCATCCAATCAATTGACTTTCCACTGTCGACTATTGACTACTCCGACGCCATACAAGGCATCGAAAATATCACATATAATGTCCTTAAAAATTATTTTTAATAACTACCAATCCAATCAACAATTATGCCCCAAAACTTACCTGTTTCCGACGGGATAAATCCCGACGCTTTTTTGGGACAAGCATCCTGAAGGATGCTCCTTTTTGCATCGGAACACCATCAGGGCGCTTCAGCGCCTCCCGACTGCATCCGACTCAATGACCGGTATTTTCTCGTTCCTCGTCCCTCGCTACTTCCCCCAATCAAATCAATCTATTCAATCTATCCAATCAATCGAATTTTAACTGCCGACTGTTCACTGACAACTGTCGACTCATCTCTGTCAACTGTAAGGCATTAATGATACCTTGCAAATGGTGTTTTATTAATAAGATGTTTGCAATTTCTTCCTGAAAAACATGAGGAGTGATGAGTATGATAAAAGAATCAGATGAATTTTGGGATGATATTGAGATAGGTTTTGATGAATTGGAGATGGAAGTGGAGAAGTTGTTATATCCCATAGAGAGCTGTGACTGGTGTGGAAGATCCCCGGTGGTCTATGAGGATGAAGCTTATTCCCTTTGTGAACACTGCCGTGAACAACTTTTTGATGATTAAGTCTCTTTAGTCATATTTAGTCATAAAGCCGGTACTTCCTGAAGTACCGGCTGCATAATATATTGAAAAATGGAAGATACTGACAAAATTCTTACAACCTGAGTGTATTTCTGTAAGTCAGAAAAGACATGTTACAAAAGACACATTATCCTTGCCATTGTATTAAACTCATATAAAAGAGGGGGTGCTACCATGCTAGAGACAATACATATTACATCCCACGCGAGACGACGAATGGCGCAAAGGGGTATTACAAAAAGGGAATTAAGAATTTGTTTGAGTCTTGGTGAAGTCTATCATCGGACAGGTGCTGTCTTCTTCGTTTTGACCAGTAAAGTTTTACATAAAGTGACTCCCTTTTCATCTGTCATAGATGAAAAGATGAACGGACTTACGGCTATTTTACATTATGATGGAGAAATTCCCTGTGTTACAACTGTTTATAAAAATCAAAATGCGGTTAGAAACATTCGGAAAAAAGGAAAACAAAATGCTAAAATCAAAGGATTATCATGCTAATAAAACTTTATAAAAGAAGTAATTTAGTAAATGTAAATCAAAATAAGAAAAAAACAAAACCAATTATTTATAAAATTCATTTTAAACAATTTGATACTGTGATATTGCAGTATTACATTATAAGCGATTTATTACTAAGTATGGGAGATTTTTCATGATTCAGGAGGTATTCATAGCTGTTGTAGGAACATCACCTCAAGTTGTTACTGAAGCGTTGTATTATTTCTATTCAGATTTCTATCATGATCAGAGAAAGTTCAACCGAATCCGGTTAATTACAACAACGGCCGGAAGAAATCTCCTGATCAAAACCTTATTCCACGGAGAAAAACTTAAGGCTCTTGAAAAGGCACTCAACCTGGAACCTGGTACTATTCCCCTGACACCCAATGACATCATTTTGCTGACAGATAAAATGGGGAACCCCATCAATGATTTACGGACGACAGAAAGTAATCTGGATTCCATAGGGAAGCTGTTCGATGAAGTTTACCGGTGGACTTCCATGCCTGATACACGCATAACGGCTCAGGTCTCCGGAGGCCGTAAAACCATGAGTGCCTTTATGGCCCTTGCCCTTCAGCTCTATGGACGCGAACAGGATGATATGGTTCATATCCTGGTACCCGATGATAAAATGAGACCAGGATCAGACTGGTTTTTCCCTCAGGATCCATCCCGGGAAGATGAAAAAATGGAACTTTCATATGTTCCTGTCCTGAAAGTCGGTCGGTATTTGAAAACAGAACTGAATATCCATCCTGAAAAACTTGTTCATAAGTTACAAACGGTTATTCGTGAACGCTTTAATCTTGAAAATCTTATTGTAAATGGCAGGGAAATTATTTGTGATAACCATAAATTGAGCTTCAGTCCTAAAAAGGCTGCTGTCTACAGACTTCTTTTACGAAAAAAAATGAATGCTACCTGTGAAGAAAGTTGTATAGGATGTGAAAAATGTTCTTATTCACCCCTTGAGTTGTTGGATGCATTTGAAAATGGCGAGTTGTACCGGGAGTATATTAAAGTGGACAACCCTTATAGTACGCGGGCCGATAAAATGAAACATATTAAAGGTCTGGATACGGGAAATATTTATACCGATATCAGCCGAATTCGTTCTGATATTGATAAGAGTGATATTCCTCCGGATATGAAAAAAGCCCTCAGACCCGAAATGACATATATTCCGTATGAAGATACCTACCGGTATACTCTGAATTTGAATAAGAAAATCATACGCTTTATTAAGGAGGATTAAAGTGTTTTTGATCCTCCTTTATTTAATAGACAGCAATTACGAAGATATATATATAATGATATTCCAAGCCAATGGGAAAGGATAGTCATATGAAAGCTTATGGTGTGATGATGGATGTCAGCGGAATCCAAAATTATATTTTTGGAACAAACCGACTACCTCAAAATGTTGGAGCTTCCCGGATTGTGGAAAAGATCCTTAAAGAAGAGTATCTTACACAATGCCTGGATGATACCGTATCTGAAGAGGATCTCAACACATGGCGGGAAAATGCCCGGGAGATTTCCCTCTTGGATACAAAGGGTATCCTTCTTGCCTATACCGGCGGTGGGAATGCTCTTCTGGTATTTAAAAATAAGGATAAAGCAGTCAAATTTGCCCAAAAATGGACATTCCATGTCATCCGGGATTATCCGGGACTTAAACCTGTTACGGGAATTGCATCGGGAGATTTTAATCCGGAAGATTTTAAAACATTCCGCGATATCTGCTGGCGTGCCCTGCAACGTGAAAAATCTTTAAATCTACCCGTCATGGATTTTCCACGGCATGGGTTGACGGCTGAATGCGTATTTACGGGAGAAGCGGCTGAAAGTCGAAAGGTCCCCGGTGGATATTTTGAAAATGAAGAAAAATATATTTCCAGGCAGGTTCAGAAAAAGCATAATGAAAGTGAATATCTTAAAAAAAACTGCCGTGATTATGGGTATCTGGGGGAAAATGAAATTCCTCTTAAATTTGAAGATCTGGGCGGGAAATCTGCTGATGCCAATAAAACCCTGATGGCTGTTGTCCATGTGGACGGAAATAATATGGGTAGGCTTTTTAAAGATATTCAAAGCCTGAAAGCCTACCGGGAGAAATCGGTTCAGGTGAATAGTTATGTTTATGAAGCTTTTAAACGGTTGGTACGAGATTTTAGGAATATCCAAAAGGACCATAAGGACGAACTTTTTGAGACTGATAAACTTCTGATCAGGCCTATTATTCTTGGGGGGGATGATATAACCTTTGTCTGTTACGGACAGTTAGGACTCTGGGCAGCCGAAAAATTTATCCAACATTTTCATGCAGTCCAGGAGGATAAGGGAGATGGAGTGATTCATGCCTGTGCCGGAGTGGCCGTGGTTAAACCCACTTATCCTTTTGCCCGGGCTTATGAACTGGCAGAGGAATGCTGCAGCCGGGCAAAAGAAGTTACCCGTAAAGAAGATCGGTCTGCCATTGATTACCATATTCTCAAGTCGGGTATCTTTTCATCCCTGAAAGATATCCGTACCACTTACTATAACGGTGATCAAATTGATTTGAAAGATGATAAATATGATGAACATGATTCAAAAAATGGAAGAAAGGAACTCTCCATAAATCCTCTCATCAACCGTCCCTATGTTTTGGATACCTTATCAAAGATACACGATGAAAACATATATCTGGTGTCCTGGAATATGGTGAAAGAAACGACTCAGGAAATGGCAACATGGCCCAATTCAAAAATCAAGAAGATGCGGGAAGCCGTTCTGGCCGGAAAAGATCACTTTCAGACTTTTTGCAGTCAGATGGAACGGCTGAATTTTTCTATTCCAGAAAATGTACACTACGACGGTAAAGAAGGGGTCCGTCCCCTGGATTGTGTGGAATTTTTGGAAGCATATCCATCCTGGCTTTTAAAGGAGGACAAATCATGAAATCTCTTGAATTTAAAGTGGAACTCTTATCAGATACACTGCCCGGTTCAGGAAGCAGTGGCGGGGTGGTGATTGATACGGATGTGGCAGCCGATGAATTTGGTTTTCCCTACCTGCCCGCCAAACGATTGAAAGGACTCTTTCTCGAATCCGCCTGCGAGGTGTTGGAAATGGCACCGGATCTCATCACGCCCGATGATATTGAACGGATTTTTGGAAAAAGCGGTAATGCAGAATCC
Above is a genomic segment from Candidatus Neomarinimicrobiota bacterium containing:
- a CDS encoding DUF4258 domain-containing protein codes for the protein MLETIHITSHARRRMAQRGITKRELRICLSLGEVYHRTGAVFFVLTSKVLHKVTPFSSVIDEKMNGLTAILHYDGEIPCVTTVYKNQNAVRNIRKKGKQNAKIKGLSC
- a CDS encoding TIGR02584 family CRISPR-associated protein → MIQEVFIAVVGTSPQVVTEALYYFYSDFYHDQRKFNRIRLITTTAGRNLLIKTLFHGEKLKALEKALNLEPGTIPLTPNDIILLTDKMGNPINDLRTTESNLDSIGKLFDEVYRWTSMPDTRITAQVSGGRKTMSAFMALALQLYGREQDDMVHILVPDDKMRPGSDWFFPQDPSREDEKMELSYVPVLKVGRYLKTELNIHPEKLVHKLQTVIRERFNLENLIVNGREIICDNHKLSFSPKKAAVYRLLLRKKMNATCEESCIGCEKCSYSPLELLDAFENGELYREYIKVDNPYSTRADKMKHIKGLDTGNIYTDISRIRSDIDKSDIPPDMKKALRPEMTYIPYEDTYRYTLNLNKKIIRFIKED